In Clostridium sp. JN-1, one genomic interval encodes:
- a CDS encoding nitrogenase component 1, with translation MLINVSRHVDETGACTAIKDAAFPAPFVSGLEYNAPARGTWNIVHIGMLIPKSHQIYVCAANCLRGVVLTAAEMGASDRFSTIAVQENNVLEGDMEELIIEGVSDILEKLPQKPTVVLLYTTCIQHFMGCDLELVYGELRKRYPDVAFAECYMDPIMRKSGLTPDEKMRRQLYSILEPIKINKKSINIIGNNIPTDESSELIRTIRENGYELKDITLCKTYDEYLKMAESCANISCLPAAIPAGEYLQQKLEQKHLYLPLCYGFDEITKNLNILNKYLGLPKKEYEDEKLAALNALKEAKEVTGGAKISIDYTSVPRPAGLTRLLVENGFNVDRLYVDSFTKWDKTDFDWLVKNKPEIKVYATVHAKMRVLDRKCSEKSLAIGQKAAYFTGSEYFVNIVEGGGMYGFDGIVRLAGLIKEAFIYPKNVREIIQVKGLGCDCCL, from the coding sequence ATGCTTATAAATGTATCTAGACATGTTGATGAGACAGGTGCCTGCACTGCAATAAAAGATGCTGCATTTCCTGCACCTTTTGTATCTGGACTTGAATATAATGCTCCTGCTAGGGGAACATGGAATATAGTTCATATTGGAATGCTCATTCCAAAATCACATCAGATATATGTATGTGCAGCAAATTGTTTAAGAGGAGTTGTTCTTACAGCAGCAGAAATGGGCGCATCTGACAGATTTTCAACTATAGCTGTACAGGAGAACAATGTGCTGGAAGGTGACATGGAAGAACTTATCATTGAGGGTGTATCGGATATACTTGAGAAGCTTCCACAAAAACCCACGGTAGTTTTGCTATATACAACCTGCATACAGCATTTTATGGGATGTGATTTGGAGCTAGTTTATGGAGAATTACGAAAAAGATATCCAGATGTGGCCTTTGCAGAATGCTATATGGATCCTATTATGAGGAAAAGTGGTCTAACGCCGGATGAGAAAATGAGACGCCAGTTGTATAGTATACTTGAACCAATTAAAATTAACAAAAAAAGCATTAATATCATTGGCAACAATATTCCTACGGATGAAAGCAGTGAATTAATACGGACCATCCGTGAAAATGGATATGAACTTAAGGATATTACTCTTTGCAAAACCTATGATGAATACCTTAAAATGGCTGAAAGTTGTGCTAATATATCCTGTCTTCCTGCTGCAATACCAGCTGGGGAGTATTTACAACAAAAATTAGAACAGAAGCACTTGTATTTGCCTTTGTGTTATGGATTTGATGAAATAACAAAAAATTTGAATATATTGAACAAATATTTGGGATTACCAAAAAAAGAATACGAAGATGAAAAATTAGCAGCTTTAAATGCTTTGAAAGAAGCAAAAGAAGTGACTGGCGGTGCAAAGATTTCTATAGATTATACATCTGTTCCGAGACCAGCAGGACTTACAAGATTACTTGTGGAAAATGGATTTAATGTAGATAGGTTGTATGTAGATTCATTTACAAAATGGGACAAAACAGATTTTGACTGGCTTGTAAAAAACAAACCTGAAATAAAAGTGTATGCTACAGTACATGCAAAAATGCGTGTTCTGGACAGAAAATGCAGTGAAAAGAGCCTTGCAATAGGACAAAAGGCTGCTTATTTTACAGGAAGTGAATACTTTGTAAACATAGTAGAAGGCGGCGGCATGTATGGTTTTGATGGAATTGTGAGGCTAGCTGGGCTTATAAAAGAAGCTTTTATATATCCGAAAAATGTACGCGAAATTATACAAGTCAAAGGATTGGGGTGTGATTGCTGCTTATGA